The genomic interval CAGAGTATTATTCAGCAGCGCGGGCTCAGGACTTCATATTTTCTGACAGCATAGGATGCAGCCCCATAGGGGTCCTGATGAGGGTGGAAAAACCTGTCCTATGGGACAGTGTTGCTGATCTCAGTAAATATAGAATTGGTCTTGTTTCCGGATACGTTAATACTGCTGATCTTGATGAACTGGTTGTAAAGGGTAAAATGGATATTGACTATGCGCCAAGTGATGACAGCAATATAAAGAAAGTAATAAGAAACCGGATTCACGGTGCTGTAGTCGATGTTAATGTTTATAATTATATTTCTCTTGCAGATTCAGATGTTACCAAGTTTCGAACTAAGCTAACTTTTTTTAATAAATTGCTCGGGATTAACAGGCTGTATGTGTGTTTCAGAAATAATAAAAAAGGGCAAAGATTGACCCGTATTTTTAACGAAGGTTTGAAGAAAATAGGTTCTGCAAACCCAAATTATGACAAGTGTAACTAAAATTATAATTCTAGTTTTCCGCTGATTTTTTGTGCTGAAACGTATGCAATATTTTCAGCGTGTGTTTCTTTGTAAAAAGAAGTCAGCGATTCAGTTATTTCAATTTCTTTTTCATTTATAAGATCGTTCAGATATTTTAAATTCTGAGTAATTATTTCAGGTCCGCCGGTCGCTCCATGAGCAGGTATAACTGTTTTAAGTTTTGTATTGTCTTCCCATTTTTCAAGTTCAGTTATCCAATTTGTAATGGGTGAATTTTTGTTGATACACGGAAAAGGTGTTTCCACACTGTCGCCGGCTAGAAGAATCCCTTTTTCAGGAATAAAGCAGACAATTGAATCCTCAGTATGCCCTGCAAGACGGTTAATTTGAAGTGTCATCCCGCCTAAATCTATTTCCAGTTCATAATCAAAAACAACATCAGGTGGAATCAGTTTGACTGAGTTATATAGTTCAGGTTGATTTTTTTGATATTCTTTTAATGTTTCGGGAACG from Desulfovibrio gilichinskyi carries:
- a CDS encoding MBL fold metallo-hydrolase; this encodes MLSTRHDGVLNLLNRFDDEIYFKIVQLEGYAVRGALILGTEKAVIFDTLSRPYDMVEYEKIIGNRELSIIYSHADWDHIWGTAGVTRPIKSIIAHRLCFKRFSHDVPETLKEYQKNQPELYNSVKLIPPDVVFDYELEIDLGGMTLQINRLAGHTEDSIVCFIPEKGILLAGDSVETPFPCINKNSPITNWITELEKWEDNTKLKTVIPAHGATGGPEIITQNLKYLNDLINEKEIEITESLTSFYKETHAENIAYVSAQKISGKLEL
- a CDS encoding substrate-binding periplasmic protein, whose protein sequence is MLCFIIFPGYALADADKKVVLSTLEWPPYTGEKLPDKGRISKLVKAAFNAMGYKVEFRFTPWKRAIRNVQKSQDILGYFPEYYSAARAQDFIFSDSIGCSPIGVLMRVEKPVLWDSVADLSKYRIGLVSGYVNTADLDELVVKGKMDIDYAPSDDSNIKKVIRNRIHGAVVDVNVYNYISLADSDVTKFRTKLTFFNKLLGINRLYVCFRNNKKGQRLTRIFNEGLKKIGSANPNYDKCN